The Entelurus aequoreus isolate RoL-2023_Sb linkage group LG23, RoL_Eaeq_v1.1, whole genome shotgun sequence genome has a window encoding:
- the rrh gene encoding visual pigment-like receptor peropsin has product MVVDAGLNDSSDDAPYGGKSAFSQTEHNIVAGYLITAGVISLLSNIVVLLMFVKFKELRTATNFIIINLAFTDIGVAGIGYPMSAASDIHGSWKFGYTGCQIYAALNIFFGMASIGLLTVVAIDRYLTICRPDIGQKMTARSYNLLTLAAWLNALFWSTMPVVGWASYAPDPTGATCTINWRQNDISFISYTMTVIAVNFAIPLSVMFYCYYNVSVTVNRHKASNSLDHVNVDWSDQMDVTKMSIVMIVMFLVAWSPYSLVCLWASFGDPRSIPAAMAIIAPLFAKSSTFYNPCIYVIANKKFRRAITGMIRCQTRQQITINTQVAMTTSQQPLTQ; this is encoded by the exons ATGGTGGTTGATGCTGGATTGAACGATTCAAGCGATGATGCACCTTATGGTGGAAAAAGTGCCTTTTCCCAGACGGAGCACAACATAGTGGCTGGATACCTAATTACTGCAG GTGTCATCAGTCTACTGAGCAACATTGTGGTTCTTCTCATGTTTGTCAAGTTCAAGGAGCTCCGCACTGCCACCAATTTCATCATCATCAACCTGGCTTTTACTGACATCGGAGTGGCTGGGATTGGTTACCCCATGTCCGCAGCCTCGGACATCCATGGGAGCTGGAAGTTTGGGTACACTGGTTGCCAG ATTTATGCAGCTCTCAACATCTTCTTTGGCATGGCTAGCATTGGCCTACTGACCGTGGTGGCCATAGACCGCTATCTCACCATTTGCCGACCTGACATAG GGCAGAAAATGACTGCGCGGTCATACAATCTCCTTACTCTGGCAGCGTGGCTGAATGCCTTGTTCTGGTCCACCATGCCGGTGGTAGGCTGGGCCAGCTATGCCCCAGACCCCACTGGAGCTACATGCACCATTAACTGGCGGCAGAATGATAT ATCCTTCATTTCATACACCATGACAGTGATTGCTGTAAACTTTGCCATCCCGTTGTCTGTCATGTTTTACTGCTACTACAATGTGTCCGTCACCGTAAACAGACACAAAGCAAGCAACTCCCTGGATCACGTTAACGTTGACTGGTCCGATCAGATGGATGTGACAAAG ATGTCTATTGTGATGATTGTGATGTTCCTTGTGGCTTGGTCTCCATACTCTCTGGTGTGTCTCTGGGCATCTTTTGGGGACCCGCGGTCCATTCCTGCAGCGATGGCCATCATCGCCCCTCTCTTTGCCAAGTCCTCCACCTTCTACAACCCCTGCATTTATGTCATCGCcaataaaaa ATTCCGCAGAGCCATCACAGGGATGATCCGCTGTCAAACCAGGCAACAAATCACTATCAACACCCAGGTTGCCATGACAACTTCTCAACAACCTCTGACCCAGTAA